In a genomic window of Wyeomyia smithii strain HCP4-BCI-WySm-NY-G18 chromosome 1, ASM2978416v1, whole genome shotgun sequence:
- the LOC129722824 gene encoding zinc finger protein 728-like — protein MREMEQFSVTKMEEATSIKVEELIISDVVATKEETPLASRMDITDKNGTSTASDGIAVANSSNSEKHNTGVGDHPEKRHICEFCNKELTTNYSLVTHRRAHTGERPYTCDICGETFRAVQNLRYHKNTHMRELNFKCDICEQRFSLKSHLASHKKTHSLDYPHKCSICDRRFSYKWRLTEHMRTHSDERPFKCDICNKSYKRSQILKRHICKLYDPSKSEGSKKRKTGVFDQPPKKHVCDICNKELGTKYNLEDHRRTHTGERPFACNICSRTFHTAIRLQYHKRAHTEDQNFECDICKRCFSVKSNLTVHMNIHRTDCPHKCSICDKKFPSNCHLERHMHSHSSERFFKCEICDVSCKRSNSLERHMKIHKVDPSPGNTGGLEPNQTDSIRSNGSAKYTCDICGKQYKGMRRLHFHLKLHQSTTVRPDNNQHKKLYECIICGKGNPNRALLIRHMHCHTKVRAFNCDICDSSFKSADYLKRHKKRHLYERPYKCEICGKEFLAPGMLKRHLFCHTNERI, from the exons ATGAGAGAAATGGAGCAATTTAGCGTAACGAAGATGGAAGAAGCCACTTCAATAAAGGTAGAAGAACTGATAATATCCGACGTTGTGGCTACAAAAGAGGAAACTCCGCTCGCCAGCAGGATGGACATCACCGATAAAAATGGGACAAGCACAGCTTCTGATGGAATTGCAGTTGCCAACTCTAG CAACTCTGAAAAGCATAATACCGGTGTTGGTGATCATCCGGAGAAAAGGCACATTTGTGAATTCTGCAACAAGGAATTAACCACAAACTACAGCTTGGTGACCCATAGAAGAGCTCACACTGGAGAACGACCTTATACGTGTGATATCTGCGGCGAAACATTCAGAGCAGTTCAAAATCTGCGGTACCATAAGAATACTCATATGAGGGAGCTTAACTTCAAGTGTGACATATGTGAGCAACGGTTTTCGCTAAAATCACATCTTGCGTCACACAAGAAAACGCACAGCTTAGATTACCCTCATAAGTGCTCAATTTGTGATCGAAGATTTTCGTATAAATGGCGTCTCACAGAACATATGCGCACTCACAGCGATGAGCGACCCTTCAAGTGCGACATCTGTAACAAATCGTACAAGAGATCTCAAATTTTGAAGCGTCATATCTGCAAATTATACGATCCAAG CAAGTCCGAAGGATCGAAAAAGCGCAAAACCGGCGTTTTCGATCAACCACCGAAAAAGCACGTTTGCGACATCTGCAACAAAGAACTGGGTACAAAATACAACTTGGAAGATCATAGAAGAACGCATACCGGGGAACGACCTTTTGCGTGTAATATCTGCAGCAGAACATTCCATACAGCAATACGTTTGCAGTACCATAAGCGTGCTCACACAGAAGACCAGAATTTCGAGTGCGACATATGCAAGCGATGTTTCTCCGTAAAATCAAATTTAACGGTCCACATGAATATACATCGCACAGATTGTCCTCATAAATGTTCGATTTGCGATAAAAAATTTCCCTCTAATTGTCATCTTGAACGACATATGCACAGTCACAGCAGTGAACGATTCTTCAAATGCGAAATCTGTGACGTTTCATGCAAGAGATCTAATAGTCTAGAACGTCATATGAAGATCCACAAGGTCGATCCCTCCCCAGG TAATACAGGAGGTTTGGAGCCAAACCAGACCGATAGCATCCGGAGCAATGGATCCGCAAAATACACGTGCGACATATGCGGCAAACAATACAAAGGTATGAGACGTCTTCACTTTCATCTAAAGCTTCATCAGAGCACCACTGTGAGACCTGATAATAATCAACACAAAAAGCTGTACGAGTGCATAATTTGCGGAAAAGGAAATCCGAATAGAGCATTGCTCATAAGGCATATGCATTGTCACACTAAAGTACGGGCTTTCAATTGCGATATTTGCGATTCATCTTTTAAGTCAGCTGATTATTTGAAACGCCATAAGAAAAGGCACCTCTACGAGAGACCGTATAAATGCGAAATTTGCGGAAAAGAATTTCTCGCCCCTGGCATGCTAAAACGGCACTTGTTTTGCCATACTAATGAACGCATTTGA